A single genomic interval of Selenobaculum gibii harbors:
- a CDS encoding glycosyltransferase, translating into MNILILFSQPWRVGGAETHTEALIKGLVGHDVYLVVNHGSDEKKLGKIKELYPYTKITRIQTRGANLFKWRRDFQKLCALIKEKRIEIISAQQRTSGIWAHLLKRNLKIPYTVTMHDPWHRAFLKPLYANVFSEVFAISENLANTLAQDFKIPRESIHLINNGIDFSSFYPLNKYACREKLGLSANDKIILHVSRLSRIKGAVSLRIIEGMEKVLEHCPTAKLVIIGEGPLRLEIEKKINELKSKFENRFEIHNFVDNILEWYNASDILVGEGRVAMETLACEKPIVAIRNAESFIGVITMKNIAYACDVNFDGRDRDACTQQVALEIEKAFAVTNEECKQIANYIKTRLSIETMVNKYLTVFESLTKK; encoded by the coding sequence ATGAATATTTTGATTTTATTTTCACAACCGTGGCGTGTTGGTGGTGCTGAAACACATACAGAAGCCTTAATTAAAGGACTTGTTGGACACGACGTTTATCTCGTTGTTAATCATGGAAGCGATGAAAAAAAACTGGGGAAAATAAAAGAACTGTATCCATATACTAAGATTACAAGGATTCAAACGCGCGGTGCAAATTTATTTAAGTGGCGACGAGACTTTCAAAAACTTTGTGCTTTAATTAAAGAGAAGCGTATCGAAATTATTAGTGCGCAACAGCGAACTTCTGGAATATGGGCTCATTTGCTAAAGCGAAACTTAAAAATTCCTTATACTGTTACGATGCATGACCCATGGCATCGGGCTTTTCTTAAACCTTTGTATGCAAACGTATTTTCAGAAGTGTTTGCTATTAGTGAGAATTTAGCAAATACCTTAGCGCAAGATTTTAAGATACCTAGAGAGTCGATTCATCTGATTAATAATGGAATTGATTTTTCTTCTTTTTATCCGCTAAATAAATATGCGTGTCGAGAAAAATTGGGATTAAGTGCAAATGATAAGATTATTTTACATGTAAGCCGATTAAGTAGGATAAAAGGTGCTGTATCACTACGTATTATTGAAGGTATGGAAAAGGTTCTCGAGCATTGTCCAACGGCAAAGTTGGTCATTATTGGTGAAGGTCCGTTACGTTTAGAGATAGAAAAGAAAATAAATGAGCTAAAAAGCAAATTTGAAAATCGGTTTGAAATTCATAATTTTGTAGATAATATTCTCGAATGGTATAATGCTTCAGACATTCTAGTTGGTGAGGGGCGTGTTGCAATGGAGACACTAGCCTGTGAAAAACCGATTGTAGCGATTCGCAATGCAGAATCATTTATTGGTGTAATCACCATGAAAAATATTGCCTATGCGTGTGATGTAAATTTTGATGGACGAGATAGGGATGCTTGTACTCAACAAGTGGCGCTAGAAATAGAAAAAGCTTTTGCTGTGACGAACGAGGAATGCAAGCAGATTGCAAACTATATTAAAACGCGTCTTAGTATTGAAACAATGGTAAACAAATATTTGACTGTATTTGAGAGCTTGACTAAAAAATAA